In Anaerolineales bacterium, the following proteins share a genomic window:
- the folK gene encoding 2-amino-4-hydroxy-6-hydroxymethyldihydropteridine diphosphokinase: MMILKHQACLLLGSNIEPEINIPRAVSLLQAKLTIVRVSSVYETPSADCCYPNYLNMAVLVSTELDRQNLRDRILRPLEASMGRVRSDDKNASRTIDLDIILFDGQVIDSEIWQQVHVAVPVSELLPSCRDQTGRILKNVAHTLARTMTIQPRPDVTIPLPSNTH, translated from the coding sequence ATGATGATTCTTAAGCATCAAGCTTGCCTTCTGCTTGGCTCGAATATTGAGCCTGAAATTAACATTCCCCGGGCAGTCTCCTTGCTTCAGGCAAAGCTGACCATAGTGCGGGTTTCATCTGTTTATGAAACACCCTCAGCAGACTGCTGTTATCCAAATTATCTCAATATGGCAGTGCTGGTATCCACCGAATTGGATCGGCAAAACCTGCGAGATCGGATCCTGCGTCCTTTGGAAGCAAGCATGGGCCGGGTACGCTCGGATGACAAGAATGCCTCGCGCACAATTGATTTGGATATCATTCTGTTTGATGGACAGGTCATCGATTCTGAAATCTGGCAGCAGGTTCACGTTGCCGTGCCAGTATCCGAGCTTCTCCCGAGCTGCCGGGACCAAACTGGCCGGATATTAAAAAATGTCGCGCATACGCTGGCCCGGACTATGACTATCCAACCACGTCCGGATGTAACCATCCCCCTGCCCTCAAACACTCACTAG
- a CDS encoding short-chain dehydrogenase — protein sequence MLLDGKLILITGAAKRVGRELALTAARNGGDLVIHYQHSKAQAESLLDEITAIGQKAHLLQADLNDPTQVRDLVRRTQEFGTLYGLVNNAAIFGSLNWQTTHLEEWNHHLMVNLTAPFLLSQAFAEQLYPDGWGRIVNLLDWRALRPTADHLPYTISKAALAALTQALAVSLAPRISVNGLALGAVLPPSEGEAPSNILKNVPAGRWADLAEVGQALVFLLAGPAYVTGEIIHLDGGRHLV from the coding sequence ATGCTGCTTGATGGAAAACTGATCCTGATCACTGGCGCCGCCAAACGGGTGGGACGCGAGCTGGCGCTCACCGCTGCCCGTAATGGGGGTGACCTGGTCATTCACTACCAGCATTCTAAGGCCCAGGCTGAAAGCCTGCTTGACGAAATCACGGCAATAGGACAGAAAGCCCACCTGCTCCAGGCCGACCTGAATGATCCGACCCAGGTGAGAGATCTGGTCCGGCGGACCCAAGAATTTGGGACCCTGTATGGTTTGGTTAACAATGCGGCTATTTTCGGCAGCTTGAATTGGCAGACTACCCATCTGGAAGAATGGAATCATCACCTGATGGTCAACCTCACCGCCCCCTTCCTGCTCAGTCAGGCCTTTGCCGAGCAGCTGTACCCGGATGGCTGGGGGCGTATCGTCAATCTCCTGGATTGGCGCGCCTTACGCCCTACAGCGGACCACCTGCCTTATACGATCAGCAAGGCTGCCCTGGCGGCTCTTACCCAGGCGCTGGCGGTATCGCTTGCACCGCGCATCAGCGTCAATGGCCTGGCCTTGGGTGCGGTGTTACCCCCCAGTGAAGGCGAAGCACCGTCCAATATCCTTAAAAACGTCCCCGCTGGCAGGTGGGCTGATTTAGCTGAAGTGGGTCAGGCCCTGGTCTTTCTCTTAGCCGGTCCTGCTTACGTCACGGGCGAGATCATCCACCTTGACGGCGGTCGCCATCTGGTGTAG
- a CDS encoding phosphosulfolactate synthase, whose translation MDKRAFPFLRINERQPKPRRQGITEIRGPYYTPMGKRYLEDILETMGEYVDVLKFAGGSFSLMPRPAVKELLDLCHRYDVLVSTGGFIEHVLTLGPQAVDQYIQECKNLGFDIIEISSGFITIPTDDWLRLVDKVQKAGLKAKPEVGIQFGAGGATAAAELAAEGTRDPGWAIQQARRFVDAGAYMIMIESEGITENVTTWRTDVVAEIINAIGLEKPMFEAADPEVFAWYIKNYGADVNLFVDHSQIVQLETLRAGIWGTKSLWGRVLTYKG comes from the coding sequence ATCGATAAGCGTGCGTTCCCTTTCCTGCGCATTAATGAACGCCAGCCTAAGCCTCGCCGCCAGGGAATCACAGAGATCCGTGGGCCATATTACACTCCCATGGGCAAACGCTACCTGGAGGATATCCTGGAGACCATGGGCGAATACGTGGATGTGTTGAAATTTGCCGGGGGTTCTTTCAGCCTCATGCCGCGTCCAGCCGTTAAGGAGCTTTTGGACCTGTGCCATCGCTACGACGTGCTGGTTTCAACGGGAGGCTTCATCGAGCACGTTCTCACCTTAGGTCCTCAAGCGGTCGACCAGTATATCCAGGAGTGTAAGAATCTCGGTTTTGATATCATTGAGATTTCTTCCGGTTTCATCACGATACCCACCGACGATTGGCTGCGTCTGGTGGACAAGGTGCAGAAGGCTGGCTTGAAAGCCAAGCCAGAGGTGGGCATCCAATTCGGTGCAGGTGGAGCCACAGCCGCCGCCGAGCTGGCAGCGGAAGGCACCCGTGATCCGGGTTGGGCCATCCAGCAAGCTAGGCGCTTCGTAGATGCCGGTGCATATATGATCATGATCGAGTCGGAAGGCATCACTGAGAATGTCACCACCTGGCGGACTGATGTAGTGGCCGAGATCATCAATGCCATCGGTCTCGAGAAGCCCATGTTTGAGGCTGCCGACCCAGAAGTGTTTGCCTGGTATATTAAGAATTACGGTGCTGATGTCAACCTGTTTGTTGATCACAGTCAGATCGTCCAGCTGGAAACTCTGCGGGCTGGCATTTGGGGCACCAAGAGCCTGTGGGGGCGGGTGCTGACCTACAAAGGCTGA
- a CDS encoding 2-methylcitrate dehydratase gives MAMVNELASFVVHATYDQLSEAARAQAKVRVLDSLGCAIAALDAGVINTLALQNAEFGGNPLCTQIGGEGTAPDRAAFYNSALVRYLDFNDSFLARGETCHPSDNLAAVLAACEYAGGSGRDLLTALAVAYQVHCRLSEVAPVRARGFDHTTQGAYALAAGVARALNLDEAKTANAIAIAGTANNALRVTRTGLLSNWKGLAYPNTAMAAVHAAFLAMRGITGPGEVFEGNKGFMDAIAGHFSLDWPRENLEKITETIVKRYNAEIHSQATVEGVLELKHEHQLNPHSIQAIDIETFEVAYNIIGGGEEGEKYTVRTKEEADHSLPYIVAVALLDDQVLPDQYRPARIQKEDVQSLLRKVVICPRSDFSQRFPHEMPCRITITLQDGIQLINEKRDYEGFLTRPMHWHTAVNKFEGLTHSRISSIMQKMLEEAVLNLETLKIRDFMQLLGGDHLKR, from the coding sequence ATGGCAATGGTCAATGAGCTGGCCTCGTTTGTCGTGCACGCTACCTATGATCAGCTCTCCGAAGCTGCCAGGGCTCAGGCGAAGGTCCGTGTGCTCGACTCGCTCGGGTGCGCCATTGCCGCCCTGGATGCTGGTGTGATTAATACCCTCGCCCTCCAGAACGCCGAGTTTGGGGGCAACCCACTCTGCACCCAGATCGGTGGCGAGGGCACTGCCCCCGACCGGGCTGCGTTTTACAACAGCGCCCTGGTGCGTTACCTTGATTTCAACGATAGCTTTCTGGCCCGGGGCGAGACCTGCCATCCCAGTGATAACCTGGCTGCGGTGCTGGCTGCCTGTGAATACGCAGGTGGTTCAGGCCGTGACCTGCTCACTGCCCTGGCGGTTGCCTATCAGGTGCATTGTCGCCTGAGCGAAGTCGCCCCAGTGCGTGCCCGTGGATTCGACCACACGACTCAAGGCGCTTATGCCCTGGCTGCCGGGGTCGCCCGTGCCCTCAACCTGGATGAAGCCAAAACGGCGAATGCGATCGCCATCGCTGGTACGGCGAATAATGCCTTGCGCGTCACCCGCACCGGGCTACTCTCCAATTGGAAAGGCCTGGCTTATCCCAATACAGCCATGGCCGCCGTCCACGCCGCCTTCCTGGCCATGCGGGGTATCACCGGCCCCGGGGAGGTCTTTGAAGGCAACAAGGGTTTCATGGATGCTATTGCGGGTCATTTCTCATTGGATTGGCCGAGGGAGAACCTGGAAAAGATCACCGAGACCATCGTTAAACGGTATAACGCTGAGATTCATTCCCAGGCTACGGTGGAAGGCGTGCTTGAGCTCAAACACGAGCATCAGCTCAATCCACATAGCATACAGGCGATCGATATCGAGACCTTTGAGGTTGCCTACAATATCATCGGCGGTGGTGAAGAAGGAGAGAAGTACACCGTGCGCACCAAGGAAGAGGCCGACCACAGCCTGCCGTATATCGTAGCAGTCGCCTTGCTGGATGACCAGGTGCTACCGGACCAGTATCGTCCCGCTCGTATCCAGAAGGAGGATGTGCAATCCTTGTTACGCAAGGTGGTGATCTGCCCCCGCTCCGATTTTAGCCAGCGTTTTCCTCACGAAATGCCCTGCCGCATCACCATCACTCTGCAGGATGGTATCCAATTGATCAATGAGAAGCGTGATTACGAGGGCTTTCTCACCCGCCCCATGCATTGGCACACAGCGGTGAATAAATTTGAGGGATTAACCCATTCGCGTATCTCCTCAATAATGCAAAAAATGCTTGAAGAAGCTGTATTAAATTTGGAAACCCTTAAAATTCGTGATTTCATGCAGCTGCTTGGGGGAGATCACTTAAAGAGATAG
- a CDS encoding pyridine nucleotide-disulfide oxidoreductase — protein MAAYKYLIIGAGMTADAAVRGIRELDKDGTIAIIGSDSNPPYNRPPLTKALWKGKSLDSIWRRTEQFTVDLHLGRTVQSIDPQAKTVRDDRGDEYSYEKLLLATGGTPRKLPFGDEGIIYYRSLEDYQKLRELSSQKEHFGVVGGGFIGSEIAAALAMNGKKVTMLFPEAGIGGRIYPALLADYLNSYFRAKGVEVLTQTKLVNVQKQDGGYQLFTDDGRQLQVDALVAGIGIQPNIELAQAAGLQVANGIVVNDTLQTSQPDIFAAGDVAEFANPTLGKRLRIEHEDNANTMGKQVGRNMVGAAEPYHHLSFFYSDLFELGYEAVGELDSRFETFVDWKEEYKKGVVYYLDHGWVRGVLLWNVWDSIPKARDLIAEPGPFTTASLRGRI, from the coding sequence ATGGCAGCCTACAAATACTTGATTATCGGTGCAGGCATGACGGCTGATGCAGCCGTACGGGGAATTCGCGAGCTGGACAAGGATGGCACGATTGCCATCATCGGTAGTGACTCCAATCCACCATATAATCGCCCGCCCCTCACCAAAGCTCTATGGAAAGGTAAATCGTTGGACAGTATCTGGCGTAGGACCGAGCAGTTCACCGTCGACTTGCATCTGGGACGGACAGTGCAGTCCATCGACCCACAGGCGAAGACAGTTCGCGATGACCGTGGGGACGAATACAGCTACGAAAAACTACTCCTTGCCACTGGCGGCACTCCTCGCAAACTGCCTTTCGGTGATGAAGGCATCATCTATTATCGCAGTCTTGAAGATTACCAAAAACTGCGTGAGCTATCCAGCCAGAAAGAGCATTTCGGAGTAGTCGGCGGTGGGTTCATCGGCTCGGAGATTGCGGCAGCCTTGGCGATGAATGGTAAAAAGGTGACCATGCTATTTCCTGAAGCCGGTATTGGCGGTCGCATCTATCCGGCCCTACTGGCTGATTATCTCAATTCCTATTTTCGAGCCAAAGGTGTAGAAGTACTGACTCAAACCAAGTTGGTCAATGTGCAGAAGCAGGATGGTGGCTACCAGCTCTTCACGGATGACGGCCGGCAGCTCCAGGTGGACGCCCTGGTTGCCGGAATTGGCATTCAACCCAATATCGAGCTGGCCCAGGCAGCCGGTTTGCAGGTTGCTAATGGTATCGTGGTAAATGACACATTGCAAACCAGCCAGCCTGATATCTTCGCTGCTGGAGATGTGGCCGAATTTGCCAATCCCACCCTGGGGAAGCGCCTGCGCATTGAGCATGAAGATAATGCCAACACGATGGGTAAGCAGGTTGGGCGTAACATGGTCGGTGCTGCAGAGCCTTACCATCACCTGTCCTTTTTCTATTCGGACCTGTTTGAGCTGGGTTACGAAGCCGTCGGTGAGCTTGACTCTCGCTTCGAGACCTTCGTGGATTGGAAGGAAGAGTACAAGAAAGGTGTCGTTTACTACCTTGACCATGGCTGGGTGCGCGGTGTGCTTCTGTGGAATGTATGGGATTCAATCCCCAAGGCGCGGGACCTGATTGCCGAGCCGGGGCCGTTCACGACTGCCAGCCTCCGAGGCCGCATCTAG
- a CDS encoding MarR family transcriptional regulator: MTDFSTFSKEDYQTLAEFRYALRFFLRFSESAARSAGLTLQQHQAMLFIIGYPGREQVTISELAERLQIRHHSAVGLVDRLEDQGLVKRVQNQEDRRQVFIRLSDKGVGVLTSLTNIHREELRHLGPQLCSMLEQITSLTGGI, translated from the coding sequence ATGACAGATTTTTCAACTTTTTCAAAGGAAGACTACCAGACCCTGGCTGAGTTTCGCTACGCACTGCGCTTTTTTTTGCGTTTCAGCGAGAGTGCTGCTCGGTCAGCCGGGCTGACGCTGCAACAACACCAGGCAATGCTGTTCATCATCGGCTATCCTGGTCGTGAACAGGTTACCATTAGCGAGCTGGCGGAGAGGCTGCAAATCCGACACCATAGCGCGGTTGGGCTGGTGGATCGATTGGAAGATCAAGGTCTGGTGAAAAGGGTTCAAAACCAGGAAGACCGACGTCAGGTGTTCATTAGGCTGAGCGATAAAGGGGTTGGCGTATTAACCAGCCTGACGAATATACACCGCGAAGAGCTGCGCCACCTGGGGCCACAGCTTTGCAGCATGCTAGAGCAGATTACCAGCCTGACAGGGGGAATTTGA
- a CDS encoding sulfoxide reductase heme-binding subunit YedZ, with translation MNFKNRFFDHWFPLLVHVACLLPIPWLLVDAAQGNLTADPIRAAILRTGKIALVLLVLSLACTPLNTIFGFSPALRVRRTLGDYAFLYVCLHFAIFVSLDYGFDFQLIVHELTRPYAFVGLIAGLFLIPLAITSFPPWPKRMGKNWKRLHSLVYGIDILAALHYLWVVKQGVVEPYIWMIVIIFLLVLRLPPIRHALSGFFVHQD, from the coding sequence TTGAACTTCAAGAACAGGTTTTTCGATCACTGGTTTCCTTTGCTCGTGCATGTCGCCTGCCTGCTGCCTATCCCCTGGCTACTTGTTGACGCTGCACAGGGTAATTTAACCGCCGATCCCATTCGCGCGGCCATCCTGCGCACCGGTAAGATCGCCTTGGTCTTGCTGGTGTTAAGCCTGGCTTGTACGCCCTTGAACACCATCTTTGGCTTCTCCCCCGCCCTGCGGGTCCGCCGGACCTTGGGAGATTATGCCTTCCTCTACGTTTGTCTCCATTTTGCCATTTTCGTCAGCCTGGATTACGGTTTCGATTTTCAGCTGATTGTTCACGAACTAACCCGGCCTTACGCCTTTGTCGGTTTAATCGCCGGTTTGTTCTTGATTCCCCTGGCTATTACCTCCTTCCCGCCCTGGCCAAAACGGATGGGTAAAAACTGGAAACGCCTGCATAGCCTGGTATACGGCATCGACATACTGGCGGCTTTGCATTATCTATGGGTGGTCAAGCAGGGTGTGGTTGAACCTTATATCTGGATGATCGTGATCATCTTCTTGCTGGTCCTGCGCTTGCCTCCCATCCGCCATGCCTTAAGTGGTTTTTTCGTCCATCAAGACTGA